In Janthinobacterium sp. J1-1, a single genomic region encodes these proteins:
- a CDS encoding di-heme oxidoredictase family protein, giving the protein MNQFRHSLRAVPLLPLVLALAACGGGGGSETTTAALPTAQLGAVVSSETVLTPVGATASSAERGDLSAAAAIDRNDSTRWGSGFSDGEYLTLDFGVSKPITRVRISWENAHASAYLLQVSDDLNNWTTIRSVDNSSGGVEDITGLSGQGRYLRMQGVKRAGQYGYSIFEIQAFTGTPATVPAEPPVTPPVAPSDPTQPGVAIKPVAATSSPVENPGMSAAMAIDGKSATRWDSSFEDGAWIQFDFGAPTAIGYMQLQWENAYGKEYALQTSNDGNTWTQVRYVANGKGGTEEFFNLGVTARFIRLQGVARATQYGYSLLEAVFKSPGSDNSLPLQTTSALKFPLDGSALVPLPSAREPLETLQFSLADGTLVTRFGARGLARHGRERGEEWNEIGYGPNETVDPVTGLAVDKGPGNYLTFVPQYFKNRTWGVEIIDNSKVAGVTKPTLIVNQYTTVDFLSGGVAFFRGFDRPGVTGYGWMSPGELVDRNVPVCKPLAYPAAGKLNTANGINGACTLLIKEYPGHGGLDANGMPNGTDVKARALVSGDIIEVSPSMFSTKEAMAAQGDDGGIRYYSYEWTYVVGAGLRPWYGVQPRLNSVPLPAETLSGGLGSVSYNYSDNALFMFQQPHNHIGMQNMQRFVEGRRLVHTNFRTGEHNEGGNDRYAPAVGLQGQRYTQSACIACHVNNGRSPAPASINQRLDMMAVRVAALDAAGQQVPHPQYGTAIQMNAVSGSGVPQNWGNSVAVGGFETSKVTLADGTQVELRKPTLAFDGAVPAIVSLRAAPPMIGTGLLEAVPEADILARVRSTPDADGVKGQANFVFDPESGAVRLGRFGWKAAKATLRQQAAEALLLDMAVTSPVYPNRACIAGPAACAAGGKQAGISESDLQSISHYLALVAVPAQRSVASGFPKGVAPIDELKVDAQQVAAGSKLFQGMRCAACHTAEMKTGSGHLFAELRDQTIRPYTDLLLHDMGPGLADKFAEGQAQGAMWRTAPLWGIGYTEKVLGKEGKAGYLHDGRARSLTEAILWHGGEGTRARQRFEALSKAERESLLAFLKSL; this is encoded by the coding sequence ATGAATCAATTTCGGCATAGCCTGCGCGCAGTTCCACTGCTGCCGCTGGTATTGGCGCTGGCGGCCTGCGGCGGTGGTGGCGGCAGCGAAACAACGACGGCGGCGTTGCCCACGGCGCAGCTGGGCGCGGTAGTGTCGTCGGAAACCGTGCTCACGCCCGTCGGCGCCACGGCCAGTTCGGCCGAACGGGGCGACCTGTCGGCGGCGGCGGCCATCGACCGCAACGACAGCACGCGCTGGGGCAGCGGCTTTAGCGATGGCGAATACCTGACGCTCGATTTCGGCGTGTCGAAACCGATCACCCGCGTGCGCATCTCGTGGGAAAACGCGCACGCCAGCGCCTACCTGCTGCAAGTCTCGGATGACCTGAACAACTGGACCACCATCCGCAGCGTCGACAACAGCAGCGGTGGCGTCGAGGACATCACGGGCCTGTCGGGCCAGGGTCGCTACCTGCGCATGCAGGGCGTCAAGCGCGCCGGCCAGTACGGCTATTCCATCTTCGAGATCCAGGCGTTTACCGGCACGCCGGCCACCGTGCCGGCAGAACCGCCGGTGACGCCGCCCGTGGCGCCAAGCGACCCGACCCAGCCGGGCGTAGCGATCAAGCCGGTCGCCGCCACCTCGTCGCCGGTGGAAAACCCCGGCATGTCGGCCGCCATGGCGATCGACGGCAAGAGCGCCACGCGCTGGGACAGCAGCTTTGAAGACGGCGCCTGGATCCAGTTCGACTTCGGCGCGCCGACCGCCATCGGTTATATGCAACTGCAATGGGAAAACGCCTACGGCAAGGAGTATGCCTTGCAGACCTCGAACGACGGCAACACCTGGACCCAGGTACGCTACGTCGCGAACGGCAAGGGCGGCACCGAAGAATTCTTCAACCTGGGCGTCACCGCGCGCTTTATTCGCCTGCAGGGCGTGGCGCGCGCCACCCAGTATGGCTATTCGCTGCTGGAAGCGGTGTTCAAGTCGCCCGGCAGCGACAATTCCCTGCCGCTGCAAACCACCTCGGCGCTGAAATTCCCGCTCGATGGCAGCGCCCTGGTGCCCCTGCCCTCCGCCAGGGAACCGCTTGAAACGCTGCAGTTCTCGCTGGCCGACGGCACCCTGGTGACGCGCTTCGGCGCGCGCGGCCTGGCCCGCCATGGCCGCGAACGGGGCGAGGAATGGAACGAGATCGGCTACGGCCCGAACGAGACGGTCGACCCGGTTACCGGCCTGGCCGTCGACAAGGGGCCGGGCAACTACCTCACCTTCGTGCCGCAATACTTCAAGAACCGCACCTGGGGCGTCGAGATCATCGACAACAGCAAGGTGGCGGGCGTGACCAAACCGACCCTGATCGTCAACCAGTACACCACGGTCGACTTCCTGTCCGGCGGCGTGGCCTTCTTCCGCGGCTTCGACCGCCCCGGCGTGACGGGCTACGGCTGGATGTCGCCCGGCGAACTGGTCGACCGCAACGTCCCCGTGTGCAAACCGCTGGCCTACCCGGCCGCCGGCAAGCTCAATACCGCCAACGGCATCAACGGCGCCTGTACCCTGTTGATCAAGGAGTATCCGGGCCATGGCGGACTCGATGCCAACGGCATGCCGAATGGCACGGACGTCAAGGCGCGCGCCCTGGTGTCCGGCGACATCATCGAAGTGTCGCCGTCGATGTTTTCCACCAAGGAGGCGATGGCGGCCCAGGGCGACGATGGCGGCATCCGCTACTACTCGTATGAATGGACGTATGTGGTGGGCGCCGGCCTGCGGCCGTGGTATGGCGTGCAGCCGCGCCTCAATTCCGTGCCGCTGCCGGCCGAGACGCTGTCGGGCGGCCTCGGTTCCGTGTCCTATAACTACTCGGACAACGCGCTGTTCATGTTCCAGCAGCCGCACAACCATATCGGCATGCAGAACATGCAGCGCTTTGTCGAAGGCCGGCGCCTGGTGCACACCAATTTCCGCACCGGCGAACACAATGAAGGCGGCAACGACCGCTACGCGCCGGCCGTCGGCCTGCAGGGCCAGCGCTACACACAGTCGGCGTGTATCGCCTGCCACGTCAACAATGGCCGCAGCCCGGCGCCCGCCTCCATCAACCAGCGCCTCGACATGATGGCCGTGCGGGTCGCCGCGCTCGATGCAGCCGGCCAGCAGGTGCCGCATCCGCAATACGGCACGGCGATCCAGATGAACGCCGTGTCCGGCAGCGGCGTGCCGCAGAACTGGGGCAACAGCGTGGCCGTCGGCGGTTTCGAAACCAGCAAGGTCACCCTGGCCGATGGCACGCAAGTCGAATTGCGCAAGCCGACGCTGGCCTTCGACGGCGCCGTGCCGGCCATCGTCTCGCTGCGCGCCGCGCCGCCGATGATCGGCACCGGCTTGCTCGAAGCGGTGCCGGAAGCGGACATCCTGGCGCGCGTGCGCTCCACCCCGGACGCCGACGGCGTCAAGGGCCAGGCCAACTTCGTGTTCGATCCGGAATCGGGCGCGGTGCGCCTGGGCCGCTTCGGCTGGAAGGCCGCCAAGGCCACCTTGCGCCAGCAGGCGGCCGAGGCCCTGCTGCTGGACATGGCCGTCACGTCGCCGGTCTATCCGAACCGCGCCTGCATTGCCGGCCCGGCCGCCTGCGCGGCCGGCGGCAAGCAGGCCGGCATCTCGGAATCGGACCTGCAGTCGATCTCGCACTACCTGGCGCTGGTGGCGGTACCGGCACAGCGCAGTGTCGCCAGCGGTTTCCCGAAAGGCGTGGCGCCGATCGACGAACTGAAGGTCGATGCGCAGCAAGTGGCAGCCGGATCGAAACTGTTCCAGGGCATGCGCTGCGCCGCCTGCCATACGGCGGAAATGAAGACCGGCTCCGGCCACCTGTTCGCCGAACTGCGCGACCAGACCATCCGCCCCTACACCGACCTGCTGCTGCATGACATGGGCCCGGGCCTGGCCGACAAGTTCGCCGAAGGCCAGGCGCAAGGGGCCATGTGGCGCACCGCTCCGCTGTGGGGCATCGGCTACACGGAAAAAGTGCTGGGCAAGGAAGGCAAGGCGGGCTACCTGCATGACGGCCGCGCACGCAGCCTGACGGAAGCCATCCTGTGGCACGGCGGCGAAGGCACGCGTGCAAGGCAGCGGTTCGAAGCGCTGTCGAAGGCGGAACGCGAGTCGCTGCTGGCGTTCCTGAAGTCGCTGTAA
- a CDS encoding YajD family HNH nuclease: MQTKKPDAARLDKIVAEARRAADQRESGYRERSLKMYPWICGRCMREFTRANVQQLTVHHRDHNHDNNPPDGSNWELLCLYCHDNEHSRYLEADRGAGLLSAEVAQATHNPFAALAGLIKKKD, encoded by the coding sequence ATGCAAACCAAAAAGCCCGACGCGGCCCGGCTGGACAAAATCGTCGCCGAAGCGCGCCGCGCCGCCGACCAGCGCGAGAGCGGCTACCGCGAACGTTCGCTGAAAATGTATCCGTGGATCTGCGGCCGCTGCATGCGCGAATTCACGCGCGCCAACGTGCAGCAGTTGACCGTGCATCACCGCGACCATAATCACGACAACAACCCGCCCGACGGCAGCAACTGGGAGCTGCTGTGCCTGTACTGTCACGACAACGAGCACTCGCGCTATCTGGAAGCGGACCGTGGCGCGGGTTTGCTGTCGGCCGAGGTGGCGCAGGCCACGCACAACCCGTTCGCGGCGCTGGCGGGGCTGATCAAGAAAAAGGACTGA
- a CDS encoding exonuclease SbcCD subunit D C-terminal domain-containing protein, producing MRLLHTSDWHLGQTLHNYERGYEHQHFLDWLLATLVAERIDVLLVAGDVFDNANPSAASQKQLYVFLQQARARLPALQMIVIAGNHDSAGRLEAPAPLLADYGTHMLGHILRDEAGQIDLERLLLPLTGPNGQVEAWCLAVPFLRPGDVPKLPAGSGQDAYLGGIALLYRQLTELALARRQPGQAIIAMGHCHMVGGEMSNDSERRIVIGGTEMLPSGIFDPAIAYAALGHLHLAQAVGGQPHIRYCGSPIPLSFAEVHYRHQVLCLDIAGERLQEVRAIDIPRAVPLLRVPDKPAPVAEVLAQLAALDLPDAPMEAQPFLEVRVRLDAPEPGLRTRIEAALDGKPVRLAKIETSSAARSTAIESMTLDQLAQLQPDEIFRRLYQQKFGKEAPPEQLSALAELLLPQY from the coding sequence ATGCGCCTGCTGCACACTTCCGACTGGCATCTGGGCCAGACCCTGCACAATTACGAGCGGGGCTACGAGCACCAGCACTTCCTCGACTGGCTGCTGGCCACCCTGGTGGCCGAACGCATCGACGTGCTGCTGGTGGCCGGCGATGTGTTCGACAACGCCAACCCGTCGGCCGCCTCGCAAAAGCAGCTGTATGTGTTCCTGCAGCAGGCGCGCGCCCGCCTGCCGGCCCTGCAGATGATCGTGATCGCCGGCAACCACGATTCGGCCGGCCGGCTGGAAGCGCCGGCGCCGCTGCTGGCGGACTACGGCACCCACATGCTGGGCCATATCTTGCGCGACGAGGCCGGCCAGATCGACCTGGAACGGCTGCTGCTGCCGTTGACGGGCCCAAACGGCCAGGTCGAAGCCTGGTGCCTGGCCGTGCCTTTCCTGCGCCCCGGCGACGTGCCGAAACTGCCGGCCGGCAGCGGCCAGGACGCCTACTTGGGCGGGATTGCCCTGCTGTACCGGCAACTGACGGAACTGGCGCTGGCGCGGCGCCAGCCCGGCCAGGCCATTATCGCCATGGGCCACTGCCATATGGTGGGCGGCGAGATGTCGAACGACTCGGAGCGGCGCATCGTCATCGGCGGCACCGAGATGCTGCCCTCGGGGATTTTCGATCCGGCGATCGCCTATGCGGCGCTGGGCCATCTGCACCTGGCGCAGGCGGTCGGCGGCCAGCCGCATATCCGCTACTGCGGCAGCCCGATCCCGCTGTCGTTCGCCGAAGTGCATTACCGCCACCAGGTGCTGTGCCTCGATATCGCCGGCGAACGATTGCAGGAAGTGCGCGCCATCGACATTCCACGCGCCGTGCCGCTGCTGCGCGTGCCCGACAAACCGGCGCCGGTGGCCGAGGTGCTGGCGCAGCTGGCCGCGCTCGACCTTCCCGACGCGCCGATGGAGGCCCAGCCTTTCCTGGAAGTACGCGTGCGCCTGGACGCGCCCGAACCGGGCCTGCGCACGCGCATCGAAGCGGCGCTGGACGGCAAGCCGGTGCGCCTGGCCAAGATCGAGACCTCGAGCGCGGCCAGGTCCACCGCCATTGAATCGATGACACTGGACCAGCTGGCGCAGCTGCAGCCCGACGAAATCTTCCGCCGCCTGTACCAGCAAAAATTCGGCAAGGAAGCGCCGCCCGAACAACTGTCGGCGCTGGCGGAACTGCTGTTGCCCCAATACTGA
- a CDS encoding PAS domain S-box protein, whose protein sequence is MTRTLQRLASRVYNVSLLPLFALPLLLALWGGLVYQVGQERAGARRDAVAASQSLARTLADHTGYILRQTDHATQLFKLQYEATGARLLLARFTRTQGLMDSVLPSKLELPIAVTDGLGNIVDSANGHAAGNLAGQPFFRTLAATPGDIALVDTPVVDAASKKWMIRSARRLNDGEGRFAGVIVILVDPTYFVDDYDRLNLDEHGALMLVSRDSGHSVGRIGERLVISDRIDFRMPGPPTHAPDEADITPPLDATPRIYSYRDLGRYPLLAVVGVSSATALAHFEHRRRVYIGVLLLASFLIIGFTALLMRQSGRLRRSIRQAKDAQALLRAAHQGSLDSVMLLKAWRPAPGKPPEDFIFADVNERAAEVLGKPRAELLGQRALPLAPVLRDERFFQRFVLVMESGQPLEDEFELALPHGGTRWLRHQIVPISDGVAVTSRDISARKRDELALQDNRSFLQSLIDHLPVMVYVKSARFENFGQMEVWNRAAEDITGYLAGDVIGKTDCAAFPADFGLHDEADDRAILAERGVIDHPEKPLRLPDGSVCHLHAVSVPVFDERGQVEHILGIAEDISQRRQQEQALRQNQAELAAVNDASPLGLVRLDREGRCTYVNRTFEAITGQPRASALGAGWTSALHPDDFPLMHAALAQLRRSHTPFQSTLRWLHRDGKLVWVSMKIAPILVDGSIEGYVGSLDDITILRESEVALLESEARLRTIANALPAMIAYVDADEIYRFLNLAYEREFGLTGLQALGRSVRETVGAVRYGTVAPYIARVLAGETLSFEEDDVKEGIARCMEVIYIPQIGEDHPQVVGFHVMRQDITVQKREKQRLLQLAQVDALTGLSNRAGFVQKLTDAMHASRKQGRLMAVMYMDIDRFKPVNDTHGHGTGDALLRAFAQRLTQTMRATDIIARLGGDEFTIIMESISRPEDAAVLAANIVYAMRQPFELDGITVDISASIGVAYYRNEDISPAALLQQADVLLYEAKQDGRNTYRAAAMIS, encoded by the coding sequence ATGACAAGAACCCTGCAACGCCTGGCCAGCCGTGTTTACAACGTCAGCCTGCTTCCCCTGTTCGCGCTGCCGCTGCTGCTGGCGCTGTGGGGCGGCCTGGTCTACCAAGTGGGCCAGGAACGCGCCGGCGCCAGGCGCGACGCGGTGGCGGCCAGCCAGTCGCTGGCGCGCACCCTGGCCGACCATACCGGCTATATCCTGCGCCAGACAGATCACGCCACCCAGCTGTTCAAACTGCAATATGAAGCCACCGGCGCCCGCCTCTTGCTGGCCCGGTTCACGCGCACCCAGGGCCTGATGGACAGCGTGCTGCCGTCCAAGCTGGAGCTGCCGATCGCCGTCACCGACGGGCTTGGCAATATCGTCGACAGCGCCAATGGCCATGCGGCCGGCAACCTGGCCGGCCAGCCCTTCTTTCGCACCCTGGCGGCCACGCCCGGCGATATCGCCCTGGTCGACACGCCGGTGGTCGATGCCGCCAGCAAGAAATGGATGATACGCTCGGCGCGCCGCCTGAACGATGGCGAAGGCCGCTTTGCCGGCGTCATCGTGATCCTGGTCGACCCCACCTATTTTGTCGACGACTATGACCGCCTGAACCTCGACGAACACGGCGCGCTGATGCTGGTCTCGCGCGACAGCGGCCACTCGGTGGGCCGCATCGGCGAACGGCTGGTCATCAGCGACAGGATCGACTTTCGCATGCCGGGCCCGCCCACCCATGCGCCTGACGAAGCGGACATCACGCCGCCGCTGGACGCCACACCGCGCATCTACAGCTACCGCGACCTGGGCCGCTATCCGCTGCTGGCGGTGGTGGGCGTGAGCAGCGCCACCGCGCTGGCCCATTTCGAGCACCGGCGCCGCGTGTATATCGGCGTGCTGCTGCTGGCCAGCTTCCTGATCATCGGCTTCACTGCCCTGCTGATGCGCCAGAGCGGGCGGCTGCGGCGCAGCATCCGCCAGGCCAAGGACGCCCAGGCGCTGCTGCGCGCGGCGCACCAGGGCAGCCTCGATTCGGTGATGCTGCTGAAAGCCTGGCGCCCGGCACCGGGCAAGCCACCCGAGGACTTCATTTTCGCCGACGTCAACGAGCGCGCCGCCGAAGTGCTGGGCAAGCCGCGCGCCGAACTGCTGGGCCAGCGCGCGCTGCCGCTGGCGCCCGTGCTGCGCGACGAGCGCTTCTTCCAGCGCTTCGTGCTGGTGATGGAGTCGGGCCAGCCGCTGGAAGACGAATTCGAACTGGCCTTGCCACACGGCGGCACGCGCTGGCTGCGCCACCAGATCGTGCCGATCAGCGACGGCGTGGCCGTCACCTCGCGCGACATCAGCGCGCGCAAACGCGACGAACTGGCGCTGCAGGACAACCGCAGCTTCCTGCAATCCCTGATCGATCACCTGCCGGTCATGGTCTACGTGAAAAGTGCGCGGTTTGAGAACTTCGGCCAGATGGAGGTGTGGAACCGGGCCGCCGAAGACATCACCGGCTACCTGGCCGGCGACGTGATCGGCAAGACCGACTGCGCCGCCTTCCCGGCGGACTTCGGCCTGCACGACGAAGCGGACGACCGCGCCATCCTGGCCGAGCGGGGCGTGATCGACCATCCTGAAAAGCCGCTGCGCCTGCCCGACGGCAGCGTATGCCACCTGCACGCGGTATCGGTGCCGGTGTTCGACGAGCGCGGCCAGGTCGAGCATATCCTCGGCATCGCCGAAGACATTTCGCAGCGCCGCCAGCAGGAACAGGCGCTGCGCCAGAACCAGGCAGAACTGGCGGCCGTCAACGACGCCTCGCCACTGGGCCTGGTGCGGCTGGACCGCGAAGGCCGCTGCACCTATGTCAACCGCACTTTTGAAGCGATCACCGGCCAGCCGCGCGCGTCGGCTCTGGGCGCCGGCTGGACCAGCGCCCTGCACCCCGACGATTTTCCGCTGATGCACGCGGCCTTGGCCCAGCTGCGGCGCAGCCACACGCCGTTCCAGTCCACCCTGCGCTGGCTGCACCGCGACGGCAAGCTGGTGTGGGTCTCGATGAAGATCGCGCCCATCCTGGTCGACGGCAGCATCGAGGGCTATGTGGGCAGCCTGGACGACATCACCATCCTGCGCGAATCCGAAGTGGCGCTGCTGGAAAGCGAAGCGCGCCTGCGCACCATCGCCAACGCCCTGCCGGCCATGATCGCCTATGTCGACGCCGACGAGATCTACCGCTTCCTGAACCTGGCCTACGAGCGCGAGTTCGGCCTGACCGGCTTGCAGGCGCTGGGACGCAGCGTGCGCGAAACCGTGGGCGCCGTGCGCTACGGCACGGTGGCGCCGTATATCGCGCGCGTGCTGGCCGGCGAAACGCTGAGCTTTGAAGAGGACGACGTCAAGGAGGGCATAGCACGCTGCATGGAAGTGATCTATATCCCGCAGATCGGCGAAGACCATCCGCAAGTGGTGGGCTTTCACGTGATGCGCCAGGATATCACCGTGCAGAAGCGTGAAAAACAGCGCCTGCTGCAGCTGGCCCAGGTCGATGCGCTGACCGGTTTGTCGAACCGCGCCGGCTTCGTGCAAAAGCTCACCGACGCCATGCACGCCAGCCGCAAGCAGGGCCGGCTGATGGCCGTCATGTACATGGACATCGACCGCTTCAAGCCGGTCAACGACACCCACGGCCACGGCACCGGCGACGCCCTGCTGCGCGCCTTTGCCCAGCGCCTGACGCAAACCATGCGCGCCACCGACATCATCGCGCGCCTCGGCGGCGACGAATTCACCATCATCATGGAGAGCATCAGCCGGCCCGAAGACGCGGCCGTGCTGGCCGCCAATATCGTCTACGCCATGCGCCAGCCGTTCGAACTCGATGGCATCACCGTCGATATCTCGGCCAGCATCGGCGTGGCCTACTACCGCAACGAAGACATCTCGCCGGCCGCCCTGCTGCAGCAGGCCGACGTGCTGCTGTACGAGGCCAAGCAGGACGGCCGCAATACCTACCGGGCGGCGGCCATGATCAGCTAG